A single region of the Pseudomonas sp. GGS8 genome encodes:
- a CDS encoding biotin-dependent carboxyltransferase family protein produces MIEILSATALATVQDFGRFGSLGYGVGTSGAMDHLALALGNLLLGNTEDAAAIEIPLFPFEVRFVQDCAFAVTGAACEASLDGQPLPPFWVAMAREGQVLSLGYPTSGSRAYLCLAGGVDVPQVLGSRSTQLRGEFGGLQGRALQQGDRLAALRAGMSALPTDFGVVSPSQALPLQRDGLPAMRVLPAAEYECFLEESRAAFWAGEWKVTTQSNRYGYRLEGTPILPKAAMEIRSHGIVPGVIQVPHGGQPIIQMRDAQPSGGYPKFGTVIEADLWRLGQTPIGSKVRFIECSYSEAVAALEDNQRYLEEVRRLVELHGLASR; encoded by the coding sequence ATGATCGAGATTTTATCGGCCACCGCCCTGGCCACCGTGCAGGACTTCGGCCGCTTCGGCAGCCTCGGTTACGGGGTGGGCACCTCCGGCGCGATGGACCATCTGGCGCTGGCGTTGGGCAACCTTTTGCTGGGCAATACCGAAGATGCGGCGGCGATCGAGATTCCGCTGTTTCCGTTCGAGGTACGGTTTGTTCAGGACTGTGCTTTCGCGGTGACCGGTGCGGCGTGCGAGGCTTCCCTCGATGGCCAGCCATTGCCGCCGTTCTGGGTGGCAATGGCCCGAGAAGGTCAGGTGCTCAGCCTCGGCTATCCAACCTCGGGCAGTCGCGCCTATCTATGCCTGGCCGGTGGCGTCGATGTACCGCAGGTGCTTGGCTCGCGCAGCACTCAGTTGCGCGGTGAGTTTGGTGGTTTGCAAGGGCGGGCCCTGCAGCAGGGCGACCGGCTCGCGGCGCTGCGTGCGGGAATGAGTGCGCTGCCCACTGATTTCGGGGTCGTGTCGCCGAGCCAGGCGTTGCCATTGCAACGCGACGGGCTGCCGGCCATGCGCGTCCTTCCAGCGGCTGAGTACGAGTGCTTTCTGGAGGAGTCCCGTGCGGCATTCTGGGCTGGCGAGTGGAAGGTCACGACCCAGAGCAACCGTTACGGCTACCGGCTCGAGGGCACGCCGATCTTGCCCAAAGCCGCCATGGAAATCCGTTCCCACGGCATCGTCCCCGGAGTGATTCAGGTGCCCCACGGTGGCCAACCGATCATCCAGATGCGCGACGCGCAACCCAGTGGCGGCTATCCGAAATTCGGCACGGTGATCGAGGCCGACTTGTGGCGGCTGGGGCAGACACCAATCGGCAGCAAAGTGCGGTTTATCGAGTGCAGTTACAGCGAAGCTGTCGCGGCCCTGGAAGACAATCAGCGCTATCTCGAGGAGGTTCGCCGCTTGGTCGAGCTTCACGGGCTGGCCTCGCGTTAA
- the pxpB gene encoding 5-oxoprolinase subunit PxpB — MSTASVSLRPHISLLGSTALLFEAPGELDLAPQQRIWSLALQVGQWADIHEAVPGMNNLMLTFIKPPRDLNGLCERLLEAWELSQPLPLEGRIVELPVVYGGEFGPHMADVVAHTGLDIDTIANLHCEPLYPVYALGSHPGYCYLGGMDPRLATPRRQVPVISIAAGSVSIGGVQTGVSASAGPSGWNTIGRTEMSFFDPTQNPPAMLRPGDMLRLRIERIIR, encoded by the coding sequence ATGAGTACTGCTTCTGTATCGCTGCGTCCGCACATCAGCCTGCTGGGATCTACGGCTTTGCTGTTCGAAGCCCCCGGCGAGCTGGATCTGGCGCCGCAACAACGCATTTGGAGCCTGGCTTTGCAGGTCGGGCAATGGGCCGACATACACGAAGCGGTTCCCGGCATGAACAACCTGATGCTGACCTTCATCAAGCCGCCGCGTGACCTCAACGGATTGTGCGAGCGATTGCTTGAGGCCTGGGAGCTGAGTCAACCGCTGCCGCTCGAAGGACGCATTGTCGAGTTGCCGGTGGTGTACGGCGGTGAATTCGGCCCGCACATGGCTGATGTGGTGGCGCACACCGGGCTGGATATCGACACCATCGCCAACCTGCATTGCGAACCGTTGTATCCGGTGTACGCCTTGGGCAGCCATCCCGGTTACTGCTACCTCGGCGGCATGGACCCGCGTCTGGCCACACCACGGCGGCAGGTGCCGGTGATCAGTATTGCCGCTGGCTCCGTGTCGATCGGCGGGGTGCAGACCGGTGTTTCGGCATCGGCCGGTCCCAGCGGCTGGAACACCATCGGCCGCACCGAAATGTCATTTTTTGACCCGACCCAAAACCCTCCGGCCATGCTGAGGCCGGGCGATATGTTGCGCTTGCGCATCGAGAGGATCATTCGATGA
- the accC gene encoding acetyl-CoA carboxylase biotin carboxylase subunit, with the protein MFDKVLIANRGEIALRIQRACRGLGLQTVVVHSEADRHAQYVQNADQALCIGPASPGQSYLNQAALLFAAKVSGAQAIHPGYGFLSENAGFAERIEAAGLTFIGPSAACIRTMGDKVAAKRAMREAGVPCVPGPDSVMPTDDESIQAIAREIGYPVIVKAAGGGGGRGMRVVKEEGELLDAIALTREEARLAFGNPELYIEKFLGHPRHVEIQVLCDAHGHAIWLGCRDCSLQRRHQKVLEEAPAPGIDPELIAKVGERCAAACRQIGYRGVGTFEFLYEDGEFFFIEMNTRLQVEHPVTEMTTGIDIVQQQLRMARGEVLELRQQDVQLNGHSLECRINAEDPITFMPTPGLIQRWEVPGGFGVRVDSHVTTGYRVPPYYDSMVAKVITHGATRDEAMARMRLALSELCVEGISTNIPLHRDILDDPAFCSGGVDIHHLERWLQQRSPT; encoded by the coding sequence ATGTTCGACAAAGTGCTGATCGCCAACCGTGGCGAAATCGCCCTGCGCATTCAGCGTGCCTGCCGTGGCCTGGGGTTGCAGACCGTGGTCGTGCATTCCGAGGCCGATCGCCACGCCCAGTACGTGCAAAACGCCGATCAGGCCCTGTGCATCGGGCCGGCGTCACCCGGTCAGAGTTATCTGAACCAAGCGGCGCTGCTGTTCGCAGCCAAGGTCAGCGGCGCTCAGGCGATCCATCCGGGTTATGGCTTTCTGTCGGAAAACGCCGGGTTCGCCGAGCGCATTGAAGCGGCCGGGCTGACTTTTATCGGGCCGAGCGCGGCGTGCATTCGCACCATGGGCGACAAGGTCGCTGCCAAACGGGCGATGCGCGAAGCCGGCGTACCGTGCGTGCCGGGTCCGGATTCGGTGATGCCCACCGATGATGAAAGCATCCAGGCCATTGCACGTGAAATCGGTTACCCGGTGATCGTCAAAGCAGCCGGCGGTGGCGGTGGTCGCGGCATGCGGGTGGTGAAAGAAGAGGGCGAACTGCTTGATGCCATCGCGCTGACCCGTGAAGAAGCACGGCTGGCCTTCGGTAACCCGGAGCTCTACATCGAGAAGTTTCTCGGTCATCCGCGGCATGTGGAAATCCAGGTGTTGTGCGATGCCCATGGCCATGCGATCTGGCTGGGTTGCCGCGATTGTTCCTTGCAACGTCGGCACCAGAAAGTCCTGGAAGAAGCGCCGGCACCGGGCATCGACCCGGAACTGATTGCCAAGGTCGGCGAACGCTGTGCCGCCGCTTGCCGGCAAATCGGCTATCGCGGCGTCGGCACCTTCGAATTTCTGTATGAGGACGGTGAGTTCTTCTTCATCGAGATGAACACCCGGCTGCAAGTCGAGCACCCGGTGACGGAGATGACTACCGGCATCGACATCGTCCAGCAGCAGCTGCGCATGGCCCGGGGTGAAGTGCTTGAGCTGCGTCAGCAAGACGTGCAACTCAATGGCCATTCGCTGGAATGCCGGATCAATGCCGAAGACCCGATCACGTTCATGCCGACGCCGGGGCTGATTCAGCGCTGGGAAGTCCCCGGGGGCTTTGGTGTGCGGGTCGACTCTCATGTCACCACCGGCTATCGGGTGCCGCCTTACTACGACTCGATGGTGGCCAAGGTCATTACCCACGGCGCGACACGCGATGAGGCCATGGCCCGGATGCGCCTGGCCCTGAGTGAACTGTGCGTGGAAGGCATCTCGACCAATATCCCGCTGCACCGCGACATTCTCGACGACCCGGCGTTCTGCAGCGGTGGCGTGGACATTCATCACCTGGAGCGCTGGTTGCAACAACGGAGTCCGACATGA
- a CDS encoding acetyl-CoA carboxylase biotin carboxyl carrier protein subunit, with protein sequence MDSERIKGLIDLLAESDLLELSLTEGDSTVRLFKQAGKVLTAELLTGQSPVSTAPPSTADTPAVQAIEVKASLYGVLHLTPAAGQAPFVTVGEQVEAGQTLAVIEAMKMFHPVKAKAAGRIAAILAQSGAEVEAGQSLFRLD encoded by the coding sequence ATGGATTCAGAACGCATCAAGGGGTTGATCGATTTGCTCGCCGAATCCGATCTGCTCGAACTGAGTCTGACCGAAGGTGACAGTACGGTTCGTCTTTTCAAGCAGGCCGGAAAGGTTTTGACCGCAGAGCTGTTGACCGGGCAATCGCCGGTATCGACAGCACCGCCATCCACGGCAGATACCCCGGCGGTGCAGGCCATCGAGGTCAAGGCCAGTCTGTACGGCGTGCTGCATCTGACGCCCGCCGCAGGGCAAGCACCGTTTGTCACGGTCGGCGAGCAGGTCGAAGCCGGGCAGACCCTGGCGGTTATCGAGGCGATGAAAATGTTCCACCCGGTCAAGGCCAAAGCCGCCGGACGGATCGCCGCGATCCTCGCCCAGAGTGGCGCCGAAGTCGAAGCCGGTCAGTCGTTGTTCCGTCTCGACTGA
- the nac gene encoding nitrogen assimilation transcriptional regulator NAC, translating into MNLRRLKYFVKLVDIGSMTQAADVLHVAQPALSQQLATLEAELQQQLLIRTKRGVTPTEAGKVLYGHAQIILRQCEQAQSDINATGQALSGQVSVGLAPGTAASTLSLPLLRRVRERHPGILLYLNENFGTTLSELIMNGRMDMAVLYGGREVHGLSFVSLLREHLYLVSADPAVSVLEEIPLADLADMDMLLPRPYNVMRRLVDEAFLRIGLSARVVAEIESSITLTAAVAEHFGSTILPESSARVMVAATSMHMCRIVEPEVEAPLALCLSGHLPLSVPAQAVKAILLELVAEMRGSLI; encoded by the coding sequence GTGAACCTGCGTCGTTTGAAGTATTTCGTGAAACTCGTCGATATCGGCAGCATGACCCAGGCCGCCGATGTGCTGCATGTCGCCCAACCGGCACTCAGTCAGCAACTGGCCACGCTGGAGGCGGAGCTGCAGCAACAATTGCTGATCCGCACCAAACGCGGCGTCACCCCGACCGAGGCGGGGAAGGTGCTCTACGGCCACGCGCAAATCATTCTGCGCCAGTGTGAACAAGCTCAGAGTGACATCAATGCCACGGGGCAGGCCTTGTCCGGACAAGTGTCGGTCGGCCTGGCACCAGGCACCGCTGCATCGACGCTGTCCCTGCCGCTGTTGCGCAGGGTGCGCGAGCGTCATCCGGGCATTCTGCTGTACCTCAATGAAAACTTCGGCACCACCTTGAGCGAGTTGATCATGAATGGCCGGATGGACATGGCCGTGCTCTATGGCGGGCGTGAAGTTCATGGCTTGAGCTTCGTCTCGCTGCTGCGCGAGCACCTCTATCTGGTGAGTGCCGACCCTGCTGTCAGCGTTCTCGAGGAGATCCCTCTGGCCGACCTGGCGGACATGGACATGCTCCTGCCGCGTCCCTACAACGTCATGCGTCGACTGGTGGATGAAGCCTTCCTGCGCATTGGCTTGAGCGCGCGGGTGGTGGCTGAAATCGAATCGTCGATCACCCTGACCGCTGCGGTCGCCGAGCACTTCGGTTCGACGATCCTCCCCGAATCCTCGGCGCGGGTGATGGTCGCCGCCACCTCGATGCACATGTGTCGCATTGTCGAGCCCGAGGTCGAGGCGCCACTGGCGCTGTGTCTGTCCGGTCACTTGCCGCTGTCGGTGCCGGCCCAGGCGGTCAAGGCGATCTTGCTGGAGTTGGTCGCCGAGATGCGCGGCAGCTTGATCTGA
- a CDS encoding aspartate transaminase codes for MTASRIAARVQRIKPSPSSAASDRANELRRQGKSIINLVVGEPDFDTPVHIRQAASAAIERGETRYTQNAGTPELRQAIVAKLARENGLTYGANQILVTSGAKSAIFNAFAATLGTGDEVLIPAPYWVSYPDMVLACEGEPVTLACPEEHAFKLTPAQLRGAITERTRWLLLNSPSNPTGASYSAAELRALADVLLAYPQVLLMTDDIYEHIRYEGLDNPHILAIEPALTERTLVVNGVSKTYAMTGWRIGYAAGPTDLIAAMATLQSQSTSNACSISQAAAVEALNGDQAFVKDSVAVYQQRRDRCLELLNAIDGLSCRKPDGAFYLYVNCSGLLGKTTAQGKQLDSDYDVVMYLLESQGVAVVAGTAYGLAPFFRMSIATDIKTLDEGCSRIAAAVAALS; via the coding sequence GTGACCGCCTCCCGCATCGCCGCCCGTGTGCAACGTATCAAACCATCGCCCAGCAGCGCCGCTTCTGACCGTGCGAACGAACTGCGCCGGCAAGGCAAGTCCATCATCAACCTGGTCGTCGGCGAGCCGGACTTCGATACCCCGGTGCACATTCGGCAAGCGGCCAGCGCCGCCATCGAGCGCGGCGAAACCCGTTACACGCAAAATGCCGGCACCCCGGAGTTGCGCCAGGCCATCGTCGCCAAGCTGGCCCGAGAAAACGGCCTGACCTACGGTGCGAATCAGATCCTGGTCACCAGCGGCGCGAAGAGCGCGATCTTCAATGCCTTCGCCGCCACCCTCGGCACGGGCGATGAAGTGTTGATTCCGGCGCCGTACTGGGTGTCGTACCCCGACATGGTGCTGGCCTGCGAAGGTGAACCCGTCACCCTCGCCTGCCCGGAAGAACACGCCTTCAAGCTGACCCCGGCGCAACTGCGCGGCGCAATCACCGAGCGCACTCGCTGGCTGCTGCTCAACTCGCCCAGCAACCCGACCGGCGCCAGCTACAGCGCCGCCGAACTGCGCGCCCTGGCCGATGTGCTGTTGGCTTATCCGCAGGTGTTGCTGATGACCGACGACATCTACGAGCACATTCGCTACGAAGGCCTGGATAACCCGCACATCCTCGCCATCGAACCGGCGTTGACCGAGCGCACCTTGGTGGTCAACGGTGTGTCCAAGACTTATGCCATGACTGGCTGGCGTATCGGCTACGCCGCAGGCCCGACCGACCTGATCGCGGCTATGGCGACCCTGCAATCGCAATCGACCAGCAATGCCTGTTCGATCAGCCAGGCCGCCGCCGTCGAAGCGCTCAATGGCGACCAGGCGTTCGTCAAGGACAGCGTGGCGGTCTATCAGCAACGCCGGGATCGCTGTCTGGAACTGCTCAACGCCATCGACGGTTTGAGTTGCCGCAAGCCCGACGGGGCGTTCTACCTCTATGTGAACTGCTCGGGTTTACTCGGCAAAACCACGGCCCAGGGCAAGCAGCTGGACAGCGACTACGACGTGGTCATGTACCTGCTGGAAAGCCAGGGCGTGGCCGTGGTGGCAGGCACCGCTTATGGCCTGGCGCCGTTCTTCCGGATGTCGATTGCCACCGACATCAAGACCCTCGACGAAGGTTGCTCGCGCATTGCTGCTGCCGTTGCGGCTTTGAGCTGA
- a CDS encoding MFS transporter, protein MAVATHPPLSFKQALLAMLGISLVLMLSALDQTVIGNALPSIVAELKGFELYAWVATGYMLASIVTIPIFGRLGDYYGRKPFVIAATLIFTLASLACALATDMLLLVIGRALQGVGGGMLIGTAFACIPELFPDTRQRLRWQMLLSALFSVVNAVGPGLGGYLTGAFGWRSVFYLNLPLGCLALFFAWRYLPYYRPQQLTKISLDWPGALLIALALGSLQLFVEWLGHSSLMLSAALGLICVAATVALCVWERRCTHALLPSALLRLPSMRLLFLLSMAAGAIMFSLLFYLPLLLQGSYGYSPQEAGLLITPLALSITLGAIVNSRIVTRLRNPNLLPLCGFVALLLACFCLALAGRSASFNALLGLILLAGLGLGFILLNLTVFTQTLAERQFLGIATALTQSLRLVGGLLGTASMGVLVNLLYSANLQRLFIAQGHADGLALYADPQILLHPDAVLLEHPQWLSLARDALAQSVGVGLLLCAGIGVLALFILYRLPPVRLNVLPATAAPEKQ, encoded by the coding sequence ATGGCCGTGGCGACCCACCCTCCCCTGAGTTTCAAACAGGCCTTGCTGGCAATGCTCGGTATCTCGCTGGTGTTGATGCTCTCGGCGCTCGACCAGACGGTGATCGGCAACGCCTTGCCAAGCATCGTCGCCGAGCTCAAGGGTTTTGAGCTTTACGCGTGGGTTGCCACGGGCTACATGCTGGCATCTATCGTCACCATCCCGATCTTCGGCCGGTTGGGGGATTACTACGGGCGTAAGCCCTTCGTGATCGCCGCCACCCTGATTTTCACCCTGGCTTCACTGGCCTGCGCACTGGCCACAGACATGCTATTGCTGGTGATCGGTCGCGCCTTGCAGGGTGTCGGTGGCGGCATGCTGATCGGCACCGCCTTCGCCTGCATTCCGGAACTGTTTCCCGACACCAGACAACGCCTGCGCTGGCAGATGCTGCTCAGCGCGCTCTTCAGCGTGGTCAACGCCGTCGGTCCGGGTTTAGGTGGTTATCTGACCGGGGCGTTTGGCTGGCGCTCGGTGTTCTATCTCAATCTGCCGCTGGGTTGCCTGGCGCTGTTTTTTGCCTGGCGCTACCTGCCTTATTACCGCCCACAGCAACTGACAAAGATCAGCCTCGATTGGCCGGGTGCGCTGCTGATTGCCCTGGCATTGGGCAGTCTGCAGTTGTTCGTCGAGTGGCTGGGGCATTCCAGCCTGATGTTGAGTGCGGCGCTGGGTTTGATCTGCGTGGCGGCGACTGTCGCGCTGTGCGTTTGGGAACGGCGCTGCACGCATGCATTGCTGCCCTCGGCATTGCTGCGACTACCGAGCATGCGCCTGCTGTTTCTGCTGTCGATGGCGGCCGGCGCAATCATGTTTTCGCTGCTGTTCTATCTGCCGCTGTTGCTGCAAGGCAGCTATGGCTACTCGCCGCAAGAGGCCGGCCTGTTGATTACACCACTGGCGCTGAGCATCACCCTGGGGGCGATCGTCAACAGCCGCATCGTGACCCGCTTGCGTAATCCGAACCTGTTGCCGCTGTGCGGTTTTGTGGCGCTGTTGCTGGCATGTTTCTGCCTGGCTCTCGCCGGACGTAGCGCCTCATTCAATGCGTTGCTCGGCTTGATTCTGCTGGCAGGTCTTGGCTTGGGATTCATCCTGCTGAACCTGACGGTATTCACTCAAACCCTCGCCGAGCGCCAGTTCCTCGGGATCGCTACCGCACTGACCCAATCGTTGCGACTGGTTGGCGGATTGCTCGGAACCGCCTCGATGGGCGTGCTGGTCAACCTGCTTTACAGCGCCAACCTGCAGCGACTTTTTATCGCCCAAGGGCACGCCGACGGACTGGCGTTGTACGCCGACCCGCAGATCCTTTTACACCCCGACGCCGTACTGCTCGAACACCCGCAATGGCTGAGCCTGGCCCGCGATGCGCTGGCCCAGTCGGTGGGCGTCGGCCTGCTGCTCTGTGCCGGCATCGGCGTGCTCGCACTGTTCATCCTGTACCGCTTGCCGCCCGTGAGACTGAACGTCTTGCCGGCCACCGCTGCTCCTGAAAAACAATAA
- a CDS encoding OprD family porin: protein MELFNRAPKVVAGICGLIIAQQGYAAGLVEDSKLSVLARNFFSNADNRSGAADPNYTQEWGQGFIANFQSGYTQGTVGFGVDAIGMYGIRLDSGKGRHYNPESKAFNGNIFPTDSDGRAVDEFGSLGLTAKAKFSNTELKYGTLVPMLPVVMSTDRMLQQTFNGGQIQSKDLENFTFTLGQLEHVKGRGSSNQMGMSIPGANNAQTGEFVNKFYYGGVDYKATKDLTLQYYYGNLQDFYKQNFLGLKYDWQVGPGTLRTDLRHFDNRSDGANGHDPDFYTFGYYGDGVTKGKVDSRLSSAQFTYLVNGHTLAAGLQQVSGDSDAVWLNQGDGSTAYFMTESMIGKFQRAGETTWQVRYGYDFAKVGVPGLSFMGMYESGSNIRTPTGDKSEWERNLTVSYVVQQGPLKDLSIALRHASLRTEVSTQRDSDEHRVIISYPLNIL from the coding sequence ATGGAGCTTTTCAATCGCGCACCTAAAGTAGTGGCCGGCATTTGCGGCCTGATCATCGCTCAACAGGGTTACGCCGCAGGCCTGGTAGAAGACAGCAAGCTCAGTGTGCTGGCCCGCAACTTTTTCAGTAATGCCGACAACCGCAGCGGCGCCGCCGACCCCAACTACACCCAGGAATGGGGCCAGGGTTTCATCGCCAACTTTCAGTCTGGCTATACCCAGGGCACTGTCGGGTTCGGTGTCGACGCCATTGGCATGTACGGTATCCGGCTGGACTCCGGCAAAGGCCGGCACTACAACCCCGAAAGCAAAGCCTTCAACGGCAACATCTTCCCGACCGACAGCGATGGGCGTGCCGTGGATGAGTTCGGCAGCCTGGGCCTGACGGCCAAAGCCAAGTTCTCCAACACCGAATTGAAATACGGCACGCTGGTCCCGATGTTGCCGGTGGTGATGTCCACTGACCGCATGCTGCAACAAACCTTCAATGGCGGGCAGATCCAGTCCAAGGATCTGGAGAACTTCACCTTCACCCTCGGCCAACTGGAGCATGTCAAAGGTCGCGGCTCAAGCAACCAGATGGGCATGTCCATTCCCGGTGCAAACAACGCGCAGACGGGCGAGTTCGTCAACAAGTTCTATTACGGCGGCGTGGACTACAAAGCGACCAAAGACCTGACCTTGCAGTATTACTACGGCAACCTGCAGGACTTCTACAAACAGAATTTTCTGGGTCTCAAATACGATTGGCAGGTCGGTCCCGGCACCCTGCGCACCGACCTGCGTCACTTCGACAACCGCTCCGATGGCGCCAACGGTCATGACCCCGACTTCTACACGTTTGGCTACTACGGCGATGGCGTCACCAAAGGCAAAGTCGACAGTCGCCTGAGCAGCGCGCAATTCACCTACCTGGTGAACGGCCACACCCTCGCCGCCGGCCTGCAGCAAGTCAGCGGCGACAGCGACGCGGTCTGGCTGAACCAGGGTGACGGCTCGACCGCCTATTTCATGACGGAGTCGATGATCGGCAAGTTCCAGCGCGCCGGCGAAACCACCTGGCAGGTTCGCTACGGCTATGACTTCGCCAAGGTCGGGGTTCCGGGTTTGAGTTTCATGGGCATGTACGAAAGCGGTTCGAACATCCGTACCCCCACCGGCGACAAAAGCGAATGGGAGCGCAACCTGACCGTGAGTTATGTGGTCCAGCAAGGGCCGCTCAAAGACCTGAGCATTGCCCTGCGCCACGCTTCGTTGCGCACCGAAGTGTCCACGCAACGGGACAGCGACGAACATCGGGTGATCATCAGCTACCCACTGAACATTCTATAA
- a CDS encoding LysE family translocator, which yields MFPINIWLAYTAACLLLVLAPGPDNLLAVGRGLSQGRIAAIVSGMASGAGILFHVATASLGLTLLMQTSAVAFWVVKLIGAGYLLWLGIKVLRSRSLISFQPATRQSLPSIFLTGLLSAALNPKPGFFVLAFIPQFVDPQRGSVSVQMLVYGIWFAALTAVGFALMGVFATALSRFLRQSPRLVNGLNVGAGLTFVASGVSIAALSQK from the coding sequence GTGTTTCCGATTAATATTTGGCTTGCCTATACTGCCGCGTGCTTGCTTTTGGTACTCGCACCAGGCCCGGACAATCTGCTGGCCGTAGGCCGAGGACTCAGTCAGGGCAGGATAGCCGCTATCGTGTCGGGGATGGCCTCTGGGGCGGGAATTCTCTTTCATGTGGCAACCGCTTCGCTAGGACTGACGTTGCTTATGCAGACGTCCGCAGTTGCCTTCTGGGTCGTCAAGCTTATCGGCGCCGGTTATTTGCTTTGGCTTGGCATAAAAGTCCTACGCTCTCGTAGCCTGATCAGCTTCCAGCCAGCAACTCGGCAATCACTGCCGAGCATTTTCCTCACGGGATTACTCTCGGCAGCACTCAATCCGAAGCCTGGGTTTTTCGTCCTTGCGTTCATCCCGCAGTTCGTCGACCCACAACGCGGCTCAGTGAGCGTGCAGATGCTGGTGTACGGCATATGGTTCGCCGCACTTACGGCAGTGGGATTCGCACTTATGGGCGTATTTGCCACTGCACTGTCCCGTTTTTTGCGTCAGAGCCCACGGCTGGTAAATGGCCTGAACGTAGGGGCAGGACTCACCTTCGTCGCTTCGGGAGTATCGATAGCGGCACTCAGCCAAAAATAG
- a CDS encoding DUF3224 domain-containing protein, which yields MKMTVSCTFQITGWDEKPSQELEDTPKLSHAKVTQSYAGAIEGTSSVEYLMSYSVDGTASFVGFERICGVVAGKSGTFVVRHSGSFSEGKARSTWSVVKGAGTGDLVNLSGNGNYVAGHGEPAQVSFEYSFEPDS from the coding sequence ATGAAAATGACTGTTAGCTGCACGTTTCAGATAACTGGCTGGGACGAGAAGCCGTCTCAAGAACTTGAGGACACTCCGAAACTCTCACACGCCAAAGTCACGCAGTCCTATGCTGGCGCCATCGAGGGAACAAGTAGCGTCGAATACCTTATGTCTTATAGCGTTGACGGCACAGCTAGCTTTGTTGGTTTTGAGCGGATTTGTGGTGTGGTAGCAGGTAAGAGCGGAACATTTGTTGTTCGGCATTCGGGATCATTTTCGGAGGGAAAGGCGCGCAGCACTTGGAGTGTCGTGAAGGGTGCAGGCACGGGGGATTTAGTAAATCTTAGCGGTAATGGTAACTACGTTGCTGGTCACGGTGAGCCGGCACAAGTGTCATTTGAATACTCGTTTGAACCTGACAGCTAA